A DNA window from Piliocolobus tephrosceles isolate RC106 chromosome 9, ASM277652v3, whole genome shotgun sequence contains the following coding sequences:
- the ANKRD1 gene encoding ankyrin repeat domain-containing protein 1, producing the protein MMVLKVEELVTGKKNGNGEAGEFLPEDFRDGEYEAAVTLEKQEDLKTLPAHPVTLGEQQWKSEKQREAELKKKKLEQRSKLENLEDLEIIIQLKKRKKYRKTKVPVVKEPEPEIITEPVDVPTFLKAALENKLPVVEKFLSDKNNPDVCDEYKRTALHRSCLEGHLAIVEKLMEAGAQIEFRDMLESTAIHWASRGGNLDVLKLLLNKGAKISARDKLLSTALHVAVRTGHYECAEHLIACEADLNAKDREGDTPLHDAVRLNRYKMIRLLIMYGADLNVKNCAGKTPMDLVLHWQNGTKAIFHSLKENSYKTSRIATF; encoded by the exons ATGATGGTACTAAAAGTAGAGGAACTG GTCACTGGGAAGAAGAATGGCAATGGGGAGGCAGGGGAATTCCTTCCTGAGGATTTCAGAGATGGAGAGTATGAGGCTGCTGTTACTTTAGAGAAGCAGGAGGATCTGAAGACACTTCCAGCCCACCCTGTGACCCTGGGGGAGCAACAGTGGAAAAGCGAGAAACAAcgagaggcagag ctcaaaaagaaaaaactagaacAAAGATCAAAGCTTGAAAATTTAGAAGACCTTGAAATAATCATTCaactgaagaaaaggaaaaaatacaggaaaactaAAGTTCCCGTTGTAAAGGAACCAGAACCTGAAATCATT ACGGAACCTGTGGATGTGCCTACGTTTCTGAAGGCTGCTCTGGAGAATAAACTGCCAGTAGTAGAAAAATTCTTGTCAGACAAGAACAACCCAGATGTTTGTGATGAG TATAAACGGACAGCTCTTCACAGATCATGCTtggaaggacatttggcaatTGTGGAGAAGTTAATGGAAGCTGGAGCCCAGATCGAATTCCGTGATATg CTTGAATCCACGGCCATCCACTGGGCAAGCCGTGGAGGAAACctagatgttttaaaattgttgctGAACAAAGGAGCAAAAATTAGCGCCCGAGATAag TTGCTCAGCACAGCGCTGCATGTGGCGGTGAGGACTGGCCACTATGAGTGCGCGGAGCATCTTATCGCCTGTGAGGCAGACCTCAACGCCAAAGACAGA GAAGGAGATACCCCGTTGCATGATGCGGTGAGACTGAACCGCTATAAGATGATCCGACTCCTGATCATGTATGGCGCGGATCTCAACGTCAAGAACTGT GCTGGGAAGACGCCGATGGATCTGGTGCTACACTGGCAGAATGGAACCAAAGCAATATTCCATAGCCTCAAAGAGAACTCCTACAAGACCTCTCGCATAGCTACATTCTGA